The Castanea sativa cultivar Marrone di Chiusa Pesio chromosome 11, ASM4071231v1 genome contains a region encoding:
- the LOC142615389 gene encoding protein IQ-DOMAIN 11-like isoform X1: MVEGTWNYDESKELQNWKDKITRLDTNNQRRWDDSVLSKEEADALFMSKKEAINKRERIKEYWFSHRKSAETDRNKVNGRWRYWLDQWVDTQITKSRELEDLDSVLTSNPRQTDDCGRRQLKLRNVKGQNNFEGLDSPIFVPKRSIHHRRKCSLGDHNTLSSSPVPTYMAATESSKAKARSMSSPKTRLGNFDTCSESYSPYKNKLSLISSMTTEVPSGGRIGKTNGY; the protein is encoded by the exons ATGGTGGAAGGCACTTGGAATTATGATGAAAGTAAAGAATTGCAGAATTGGAAAGACAAGATAACAAGG TTAGACACAAACAATCAAAGAAGGTGGGATGATAGTGTATTGTCAAAGGAAGAGGCAGATGCATTATTTATGAGTAAGAAAGAGGCCATAAATAAGAGAGAACGAATAAAGGAATACTGGTTTAGCCATCGG AAGTCAGCAGAAACAGATCGAAACAAGGTAAACGGAAGATGGAGATACTGGTTGGACCAATGGGTAGACACACAAATTACTAAAAGTAGAGAACTTGAAGATTTGGACTCAGTTTTGACTTCAAATCCAAGACAAACAGATGACTGTGGAAGAAGACAACTTAAGCTAAGAAATGTTAAGGGACAGAATAATTTTGAAGGATTGGATTCTCCAATATTTGTTCCCAAAAGATCAATTCATCATAGGAGGAAATGCTCATTGGGAGATCATAATACGTTGTCAAGCTCTCCTGTTCCAACTTACATGGCTGCAACTGAATCTTCAAAGGCAAAAGCGAGATCCATGAGCTCACCAAAAACACGGCTGGGGAATTTCGATACATGCTCTGAAAGCTATTCACCATATAAGAATAAGTTGTCTCTCATATCCTCTATGACTACTGAAGTGCCAAGTGGTGGCAGGATTGGCAAGACTAATGGTTACTAG
- the LOC142615389 gene encoding protein IQ-DOMAIN 11-like isoform X2 — MAKKKSWFDIVKRFFIRETNSKPAKDRRRKWIFGGLKIKRLASLTAPSSLNERSIGEAEEEQIKHALTVAHASTAADEVAVTTAQAAAKVVGFTGNPQSDYQCEHEVKEFSDIRVQGEATQANHQCERETLEFAATRIQSAFRGYLARKALRALRGIVKLQAIIRGRAVRRQAITTLKRLQSIVNI; from the exons ATGGCTAAGAAGAAGAGCTGGTTCGACATAGTGAAGAGGTTCTTTATTAGAGAGACAAACTCAAAGCCAGCAAAG GATAGGAGAAGGAAATGGATTTTTGGAGGGCTTAAGATCAAAAGGTTAGCCTCACTCACTGCACCATCATCGTTAAATGAAAGAAGTATAGGTGAGGCAGAGGAAGAGCAGATCAAGCATGCTCTTACTGTGGCCCATGCCTCCACTGCTGCTGATGAAGTGGCTGTTACAACTGCTCAAGCTGCTGCTAAGGTTGTTGGGTTCACTGGCAACCCTCAATCTGACTATCAATGTGAACATGAAGTGAAAGAGTTTTCAGACATTAGAGTTCAAGGTGAAGCAACTCAGGCCAACCATCAatgtgagagagaaaccctTGAATTTGCTGCTACTAGAATTCAGTCTGCCTTTCGGGGTTACCTT GCAAGGAAAGCCTTGCGGGCATTGAGGGGAATTGTGAAACTCCAAGCTATTATTCGAGGCAGAGCTGTAAGGCGCCAAGCTATAACTACCCTAAAGCGCTTGCAGTCTATTGTAAATATTTAG